Sequence from the Aquimarina sp. Aq107 genome:
GGTTATTACGAAGGCCGCGCATTTGGCCAACATCTTCATAATTTCTCAATACTTCTACCTTATCTAATGCATCTGCCGGAATATTTTTTGTCGCCAATTTAGAATCTCCATCAAAAAAATCTTTTCCTTCTACCATTACTTTAGAAACTGTTTTCCCTTCGACTTCTATTTCTCCGTCATCATTTACTTCTATTCCCGGTAGTTTATCTAAAACATCACCTAATTTTTTCTCATTACCGTTCGTAAACGAATCCGTATTATATACCAATGTATCTCCTTTTACCACTACTGGTATTTCATAAACGATTTCTACCTCATCAAGGCTATTTTGTTCTGATGTCATCTGGAAATCTACTTTTACATCTTCAGTCTTTACAATACTAGTTTTATCTTTTGCAGAAAGCCCTATAAAACTTACCTTAAGTAAATAGGTTTCATTAGCAGGAACTGATAAACCATATTTTCCTTTACTATTCGTAATTCCATAAGCGGTCATGGAATTATCACTTTTTTTATAGGCTATTACATTCGCCATTTCTAATGGATTACCAACTGAATCTTTAACAAATCCCGTAATCTGAACTTTCTGTGCAGACATAGTGATTCCTACCAACAATATGGCATATAGTATTTTTTGCTTCATTTCTTTGATTAATTTTTTTTAAAGAATTTTAATTTCTGCGTCCTCCGCCTAAGCCTCCTCTTCCTCTTCGTTGCGTACTGAATTGTTCGATCATTTCTTCCACTTTCTTCTTTGTAATTTCATCAAACTCAGCTTGTGAAACATCTTTCCCTTTTGTTGGTGGTTTGATTTCTTCTTTTTCTTCGGCGTTTAGCACAATTTTATTACACAATAGTGTTGTTCTTCCCTCTTGTACTTCTAATATTAAACCTGGTAATCCCCAATAAGATCCTGGTCCTTGATTTACCGGAATTTCTGGTGTATACCAAGCAGTAACTTCAATTTCTTCTAGTGGTTCTGGCATATCCGGAGCATTATCTGCATTTGCCTGATCATCAGATCCGTTTTCTCTTTGATCTCTTTGTTCCCTAGCCTTTCTTCTCATAGCTCTAAAGTCCATCACTTCACTCACTTTTTTAGTAGTGGTTGCCTTAAAACAGGTATAATTTCCAATTTTTTTAGTCTCATTAACTAAAGTCCAATTATATTTTGCTAGTGAATCTTTGATCAAGAAGTTTTTTCCATAAAATTCTCGTTGATCATAATATTGACCATCTTTTATACTTTTATAATAATTATTAGATGTAAAACCAGAAAGCATAGCTCCCCATCTTCCA
This genomic interval carries:
- a CDS encoding GLPGLI family protein produces the protein MKTICTWVTILVTSLTIAQDFQGKAYYFSKTGMDMDFGRRQMSEDQKKAIADRMKSVMEKTFVLTFNKSAATYKEEAQLDASGGGGGRWGAMLSGFTSNNYYKSIKDGQYYDQREFYGKNFLIKDSLAKYNWTLVNETKKIGNYTCFKATTTKKVSEVMDFRAMRRKAREQRDQRENGSDDQANADNAPDMPEPLEEIEVTAWYTPEIPVNQGPGSYWGLPGLILEVQEGRTTLLCNKIVLNAEEKEEIKPPTKGKDVSQAEFDEITKKKVEEMIEQFSTQRRGRGGLGGGRRN